A stretch of Ectothiorhodospiraceae bacterium BW-2 DNA encodes these proteins:
- the hpnC gene encoding squalene synthase HpnC, with translation MPSNSPQLQQSRRQALRCAQNHYENFPVAPRLLFDSNRRYAVAAIYRFAREADDIADELTLPAAQRLQQLTLFEQQFLAQLQQNTPPTPRFAALIAAIEAFNLNPQWLLDLLHAFKQDCTQQRYADMAAVMAYCRYSANPVGRLLLELHQITHPAAITASDSLCSALQLLNFLQDLAQDWHENRRLYLPLQQLQQFGVTDTHFEQQLNDPPMRQLLQWQLAQIAPLLAQGEQLPNYLQGRFRWLIRLILATATTLYHKLHHQPHPFSRPRLSFGDAPRIGYYLLLGSPFSTP, from the coding sequence ATGCCCTCTAACTCGCCACAACTACAACAGAGCCGCCGCCAAGCGCTGCGCTGCGCTCAAAACCACTACGAAAACTTTCCAGTCGCCCCGCGACTACTCTTCGACTCTAACCGCCGCTACGCGGTAGCCGCCATCTACCGCTTCGCCCGTGAGGCGGACGATATTGCCGACGAGCTCACTCTACCCGCCGCCCAACGCCTGCAACAGCTAACGCTGTTCGAACAGCAATTTTTAGCACAACTACAACAAAACACCCCCCCTACTCCGCGCTTTGCGGCCCTCATTGCCGCCATTGAGGCGTTTAACCTCAATCCACAGTGGCTGCTCGATCTACTGCACGCCTTTAAGCAGGACTGCACCCAGCAGCGTTATGCCGATATGGCCGCCGTGATGGCCTATTGTCGCTACTCGGCCAACCCTGTCGGCCGACTGCTGCTAGAGCTACACCAGATCACCCATCCGGCTGCCATCACTGCCTCCGATAGCCTCTGTAGTGCGCTACAGCTACTCAACTTTTTACAGGATTTAGCCCAAGATTGGCACGAAAACCGACGGCTCTATCTCCCCCTGCAACAGCTACAGCAGTTTGGGGTAACCGATACCCACTTCGAACAGCAGCTCAATGATCCCCCCATGCGCCAACTACTCCAGTGGCAACTAGCCCAAATCGCCCCCCTCCTAGCGCAAGGAGAGCAGCTACCGAACTATCTTCAGGGCCGTTTTCGGTGGCTAATACGACTGATTCTGGCCACGGCGACGACGCTCTACCACAAGCTCCACCACCAACCCCACCCCTTTAGCCGCCCGCGACTCTCGTTTGGCGATGCCCCCCGTATCGGCTACTATCTACTCCTCGGTTCCCCCTTTTCAACCCCCTAG
- the hpnD gene encoding squalene synthase HpnD yields the protein MPPVSATIYSSVPPFQPPRYARFTMTPPPTQRAVSLSQADRYCWQLLAQSGSTFRISFYWLKREKRRGMSALYAFCRLIDDCVDSHLPPADAAAELARWREELQHLYHGSPRHPVMVALAPHVARLQLPQSHFEALIEGMEMDLIPQNYATFDELYRYCYRVAGVVGRLSATLLSPQRHDLGEYAEALGIALQLTNILRDLEEDRQRQRLYLPQQELQHYRLTPADLRLRHHPSVIELLQCQAERAQSYYRKAISALPLECRHEQLSALMMAALYHRLLQKMVRQRFAHPAPSLNKRERLAAIISVWRQQKSQSLF from the coding sequence ATGCCCCCCGTATCGGCTACTATCTACTCCTCGGTTCCCCCTTTTCAACCCCCTAGGTATGCCCGTTTCACCATGACTCCCCCTCCTACTCAAAGAGCGGTATCGCTATCGCAGGCTGATCGCTACTGCTGGCAGCTTTTAGCACAGAGCGGCAGCACCTTTCGTATCAGCTTCTACTGGCTCAAACGAGAGAAGCGGCGCGGTATGAGCGCCCTCTACGCCTTCTGTCGCCTCATCGACGACTGCGTCGATAGTCACCTCCCCCCCGCTGACGCGGCAGCCGAACTAGCGAGATGGCGCGAGGAGCTACAGCATCTCTACCACGGCTCGCCACGACATCCGGTCATGGTAGCGCTCGCGCCCCATGTGGCGAGGTTACAGCTCCCCCAAAGCCATTTTGAGGCGCTGATTGAGGGGATGGAGATGGATCTTATACCGCAAAACTATGCCACCTTCGATGAGCTCTACCGCTACTGCTACCGCGTTGCCGGTGTAGTCGGCCGGCTCAGCGCCACCCTCCTCTCCCCCCAGCGGCACGACTTAGGCGAGTATGCCGAAGCGCTCGGTATCGCGCTGCAGTTGACCAACATACTGCGTGATTTAGAAGAGGATCGGCAGCGACAGCGACTCTATCTACCGCAACAGGAGCTACAGCACTATCGACTCACTCCCGCCGATTTGAGGCTGCGCCACCACCCTAGCGTCATCGAACTGCTACAATGTCAGGCCGAACGGGCTCAATCGTACTACCGCAAGGCGATTAGCGCTCTCCCCCTTGAGTGCCGTCATGAGCAGCTAAGCGCCCTAATGATGGCCGCCCTCTACCACCGCCTCCTACAGAAGATGGTGCGACAGCGCTTTGCCCACCCCGCCCCCTCGTTGAACAAAAGGGAGAGGCTCGCCGCTATTATTAGCGTGTGGCGTCAACAAAAGTCACAGAGTCTGTTTTGA
- a CDS encoding FAD-dependent oxidoreductase translates to MASTKVTESVLIYDTAIIGAGWAGLAAALILAPEQKIVLIEAGRDAGGRAKSAQLLDDHLDAGQHLLIGAYQQTLQLLQSLGSHSDYQRLPLQLHLESTTAPPLRLTPPKIAAPLHLLLAIMNAQGVSRRERWRLIQGSLHLVNHRHSAKLTVAELLESLNQPQSLRQRFWSPLCLATLNTPIESASATLFSTVLKQSFSHSHRHSDLILPQQNLTQLFVTPALYRLRQLRQHIMLSQRIESIQPHHGTFLLQSHHRTIHARELIIATAPWHLPPLLRYLPPLQPLGQQLAKWPVHAIATLYLRYPPQIELSYPFIGLLEGPAEWLFDRRFNGQRGVMAAVISHPTATTERQRLLQQTLQQLQHHFPHWPTPLKTTLVVEKRATWAATPEVEAERPNNRSAVERLWLAGDYTQGPYPATLEGAVRSGVETAQQILHNSGH, encoded by the coding sequence GTGGCGTCAACAAAAGTCACAGAGTCTGTTTTGATCTACGATACTGCCATCATTGGTGCCGGCTGGGCCGGCCTTGCCGCTGCGCTCATATTGGCCCCCGAACAGAAGATTGTCCTCATTGAGGCCGGCAGAGATGCCGGTGGCCGAGCCAAGAGCGCCCAGCTACTCGACGACCACCTCGATGCCGGCCAACATCTGCTCATCGGTGCCTACCAACAGACACTACAACTGTTACAGAGCCTCGGCTCACACTCAGACTACCAGCGCCTGCCGCTCCAGCTCCACCTTGAATCGACTACCGCCCCCCCGCTACGACTTACCCCCCCCAAAATCGCCGCACCACTCCACCTACTGCTAGCGATCATGAACGCTCAAGGGGTGAGCCGTCGGGAGCGCTGGCGTTTAATTCAGGGAAGCCTGCATCTAGTCAACCATCGCCATAGCGCCAAGCTAACCGTCGCTGAGCTATTAGAGTCACTCAACCAACCACAGTCGCTGCGCCAACGCTTCTGGTCGCCGCTCTGCCTTGCCACTCTAAACACCCCCATTGAGTCGGCCTCCGCCACCCTGTTTAGCACTGTCTTAAAGCAGAGTTTCAGCCACAGCCATCGCCACAGCGATCTTATTCTCCCGCAGCAAAATTTGACCCAGCTCTTTGTCACCCCCGCCCTCTATCGTCTGCGGCAGTTACGACAGCACATTATGCTCTCGCAGCGAATCGAGTCGATTCAACCGCACCACGGCACCTTTCTACTACAGAGCCACCACCGCACGATTCATGCCCGCGAACTCATTATCGCCACCGCCCCCTGGCACCTGCCGCCACTACTTCGATACCTCCCCCCGCTACAGCCACTCGGCCAGCAGCTAGCCAAGTGGCCGGTACACGCCATTGCGACCCTCTATCTGCGCTACCCTCCCCAAATCGAACTGAGCTACCCGTTTATCGGCCTGCTAGAGGGGCCGGCAGAGTGGCTGTTTGATCGCCGTTTCAATGGCCAACGAGGCGTCATGGCGGCGGTAATCAGCCACCCCACAGCCACTACCGAGCGGCAACGCCTACTACAGCAGACGCTACAGCAGTTACAACACCACTTCCCCCACTGGCCGACACCACTAAAAACAACTCTAGTGGTAGAGAAACGGGCCACATGGGCCGCCACCCCCGAGGTGGAAGCAGAACGCCCGAACAATCGCAGCGCCGTAGAGCGACTCTGGCTCGCAGGCGACTACACCCAAGGCCCCTACCCCGCCACGCTGGAGGGCGCGGTGCGCAGCGGAGTGGAAACCGCACAGCAGATCCTCCACAATAGCGGCCACTAA
- a CDS encoding YciK family oxidoreductase, with the protein MSYQPPPQLLEQKVILITGAGEGIGAATARATARHGATTILLGRTIAKLEAVYDQIVESGAPQPAIYPLDLEGATVKDYHDLAATLSKEFGRLDGLVHNAAQLGALSPIEHANPERWLKVMQVNLNAPFLLTQAVLGLLKAAEEASIIFTASSVGRQGRAYWAGYGVSKGGVEILMQTLAAELESHTRIRVNSLDPGAVRTSMRARAYPGEDPQQLPAPDALSGSYLYLLGSDSRHLTGQQLTAQS; encoded by the coding sequence ATGAGCTACCAGCCACCACCACAGCTACTTGAGCAAAAGGTGATCCTAATTACCGGTGCCGGAGAGGGTATCGGTGCCGCCACCGCTCGGGCTACAGCTCGCCATGGCGCGACCACCATCCTGCTTGGCCGCACCATCGCCAAACTGGAAGCGGTCTATGATCAGATCGTTGAGAGCGGTGCCCCACAACCGGCCATCTACCCGCTCGATCTCGAAGGAGCGACAGTTAAAGATTATCACGACCTTGCCGCTACCCTGAGCAAGGAGTTTGGTCGTTTAGATGGCTTGGTACATAACGCTGCTCAACTCGGAGCGCTCTCCCCCATTGAACACGCCAACCCCGAACGCTGGTTAAAGGTAATGCAGGTCAATTTAAATGCCCCGTTTTTGCTAACTCAAGCGGTGCTAGGCCTGCTAAAGGCAGCTGAGGAGGCCTCTATTATCTTCACCGCCTCTAGTGTGGGACGCCAAGGTCGCGCCTATTGGGCCGGCTACGGGGTCTCGAAGGGGGGAGTTGAGATCTTGATGCAGACCTTAGCCGCAGAGCTAGAGAGTCATACCCGCATTCGGGTCAATTCACTCGATCCCGGTGCGGTGCGTACCAGTATGAGGGCTCGCGCCTACCCTGGCGAGGATCCCCAGCAGCTACCCGCTCCCGACGCCCTCAGCGGTAGCTATCTCTATCTGCTCGGCAGCGATAGCCGCCACCTAACTGGACAGCAGCTAACCGCCCAGTCATAG
- a CDS encoding GGDEF domain-containing protein gives MLFANSSTGNEEDGIMALQLATLNEGLPLTAPKRHSRLREDSLAITLALQTTLELESMLKILLNELRHAVPIDGMGYRHNDYGLAYQLDGVGRHSCSYRLELLKQPLGEITFSRKRRFNREDMARLERLLVAALYPLNNALHYREALQQAQCDALTGVANRHAFNDTLLRELNRSQRTQEPLSLMVLDIDHFKRVNDTFGHQVGDEVLCRVASVIEQTIRVTDRLFRYGGEEFVAILPNTSREGAVVIAERIRQAVAELTLTQQQKPLPVTISIGVSHYRIGEASAAIFERADQALYRAKNGGRDRVESEN, from the coding sequence ATGCTCTTCGCTAATTCGAGTACAGGCAACGAAGAGGATGGAATAATGGCTTTACAACTAGCAACCCTAAATGAAGGACTCCCCCTAACCGCTCCTAAGCGGCATTCGCGTCTGCGCGAGGATAGCCTCGCAATCACACTCGCGTTACAGACCACACTAGAGTTAGAATCGATGCTCAAAATTCTGTTAAATGAGCTGCGACACGCGGTGCCGATCGACGGCATGGGGTACCGTCACAACGACTACGGCCTCGCCTATCAGCTCGATGGCGTAGGGCGCCATAGCTGTAGCTATCGACTAGAGCTGCTAAAGCAGCCTTTAGGCGAAATTACCTTCAGCCGCAAGCGTCGTTTTAACCGCGAAGATATGGCTCGGCTAGAGAGGCTGCTAGTAGCCGCTCTCTACCCGCTCAATAACGCCCTACATTACCGTGAAGCGCTCCAGCAGGCGCAGTGCGACGCCCTAACCGGCGTCGCCAACCGTCACGCCTTTAACGATACCCTATTACGAGAGCTCAACCGCAGCCAGCGCACTCAGGAGCCACTGTCGCTTATGGTGCTCGATATCGACCACTTCAAACGAGTTAACGACACCTTTGGCCACCAAGTCGGTGATGAGGTGCTGTGTCGAGTTGCATCGGTTATCGAACAGACCATTCGGGTTACCGATCGCCTGTTTCGCTACGGCGGAGAGGAGTTTGTGGCCATTTTGCCCAACACTAGCCGCGAAGGGGCGGTGGTCATTGCTGAGCGAATCAGACAAGCGGTAGCCGAGCTAACACTCACACAGCAACAAAAACCACTACCGGTCACGATTAGTATCGGCGTTAGCCACTATCGTATCGGGGAGGCGTCTGCTGCGATCTTTGAACGAGCCGATCAAGCACTCTATCGCGCTAAAAATGGGGGAAGAGATCGGGTGGAGAGCGAGAATTGA
- a CDS encoding 30S ribosomal protein S1, with translation MSESFAELFEESIKDTQMRPGTIVTGTVVSIGPDVIMVNAGLKSEGVIPVEQFINENGELEIAVGDEVDVALEAVEDGFGATRLSREKAKRAEMWGRLERAHEEDEIVSGRIIDKVKGGFTVELRDIRAFLPGSLVDVRPVRDTAYLENKELEFKVIKLDRKRNNVVVSRRAVVESENSEEREALLESLEDGKVVIGVVKNLTDYGAFVDLGGIDGLLHITDMAWKRVKHPSEVVAVGDEIEVKVLKFDRERNRVSLGLKQLGEDPWADIARRYPEGTRIFGKVTNLTDYGCFVEIEEGVEGLVHVSEMDWTNKNIHPSKVVSAGLEVEVMVLDIDPDRRRISLGMKQCVPNPWEEFATSHNKGDKISGNIKSITDFGIFIGLNGGIDGLVHLSDISWNDTGDDAVRNFKKGEEVEAVILAIDAERERISLGIKQLDIDPFSNYVAEHEKGSVVTGTVREVDGRGAVIDLADMVEGYVRASELSRERVDDARNLLNPGDAVEAKFIGVDRKNRIINLSIKAKDVAEEQAAVNDYNRSAPVTPTLGDLIKEQMNNQ, from the coding sequence ATGAGCGAAAGCTTTGCTGAACTGTTCGAAGAGAGCATAAAAGATACCCAAATGCGTCCCGGTACTATTGTCACAGGTACCGTTGTCTCTATAGGCCCCGATGTGATTATGGTCAATGCTGGCCTGAAGTCGGAGGGGGTGATCCCCGTAGAGCAATTTATAAATGAGAACGGCGAACTGGAGATTGCTGTCGGTGATGAGGTCGATGTGGCTCTGGAAGCAGTCGAAGACGGTTTTGGAGCGACCCGCCTCTCACGAGAGAAGGCGAAACGGGCTGAAATGTGGGGCCGTCTGGAGCGGGCTCATGAAGAGGATGAGATTGTCTCTGGTCGAATTATCGATAAGGTCAAAGGTGGCTTTACGGTTGAGCTTAGAGATATTCGCGCCTTCTTACCCGGCTCTTTAGTCGATGTTCGTCCGGTGCGCGATACCGCCTATCTGGAGAATAAAGAGCTTGAGTTTAAAGTGATTAAGCTCGATCGCAAGCGCAATAATGTGGTGGTCTCCCGCCGAGCCGTGGTGGAGAGCGAGAATAGTGAAGAGCGTGAAGCGCTGCTTGAGAGTCTCGAAGATGGCAAGGTGGTCATCGGCGTGGTTAAGAATTTGACCGACTACGGTGCCTTTGTCGATCTCGGTGGGATTGATGGTCTGTTACACATTACCGATATGGCTTGGAAACGGGTTAAACATCCGAGTGAAGTGGTCGCGGTCGGTGATGAGATTGAGGTTAAAGTGCTTAAGTTTGATCGCGAGCGCAACCGTGTCTCTCTCGGCCTGAAGCAGTTAGGCGAAGATCCGTGGGCCGATATCGCGCGACGCTACCCTGAAGGGACTCGCATCTTTGGCAAAGTCACTAACTTGACCGATTATGGCTGCTTTGTCGAGATTGAGGAGGGAGTTGAGGGGCTAGTTCATGTCTCTGAGATGGATTGGACTAACAAAAATATCCACCCCTCTAAAGTGGTCTCTGCGGGTCTTGAGGTCGAGGTGATGGTACTCGATATCGACCCCGACAGACGCCGTATCTCACTCGGCATGAAGCAGTGTGTGCCTAACCCTTGGGAGGAGTTTGCTACCTCACATAACAAGGGGGATAAAATCTCCGGTAATATTAAATCGATTACCGATTTTGGTATCTTTATCGGTCTTAACGGGGGGATCGATGGTCTGGTACACCTCTCCGATATCTCTTGGAACGATACCGGTGATGATGCGGTGCGTAACTTTAAAAAGGGTGAAGAGGTCGAGGCGGTTATTCTGGCTATCGACGCTGAGCGGGAGCGGATTTCGTTGGGAATCAAGCAGCTCGATATCGATCCCTTCTCCAACTATGTTGCCGAGCATGAGAAGGGGAGTGTCGTTACCGGTACCGTGCGCGAAGTCGATGGTCGTGGGGCGGTTATCGATCTGGCCGATATGGTGGAGGGGTATGTTCGCGCCTCTGAGCTCTCGCGTGAAAGAGTCGATGATGCGCGTAATCTGCTCAATCCGGGCGATGCGGTCGAGGCGAAATTTATCGGCGTTGATCGTAAAAATCGCATCATTAACCTCTCCATTAAAGCGAAGGATGTGGCCGAAGAGCAGGCTGCGGTTAACGATTACAACCGCTCCGCTCCGGTAACTCCGACCTTAGGCGATCTCATTAAAGAGCAGATGAATAACCAGTAA
- a CDS encoding (d)CMP kinase, whose product MSVTIVTLDGLSGVGKGSVARQLAARFGWHLLDSGALYRLTALAAVDNALALEDEGAVAALARELDIEFRLNPAEELVTAWLAGVDVSAHIRSETVGKQASMVAALPAVREALLQRQRDFASPPGLVADGRDMGTTIFPKADYKFFLTASSEVRAKRRYKQLNDKGLNVTLSGLVRDIEERDRRDSQRSVSPVRPAEDALVIDTSQLTLNEVVSRVVECMT is encoded by the coding sequence ATGAGCGTGACCATTGTGACGCTTGATGGCCTCAGTGGTGTTGGTAAGGGCTCGGTTGCACGGCAACTAGCCGCCCGCTTTGGCTGGCATCTGCTCGATAGCGGAGCGCTCTATCGTCTGACAGCCCTAGCTGCGGTAGATAACGCACTGGCCTTAGAGGATGAGGGGGCGGTGGCGGCGCTAGCACGAGAGCTCGATATCGAGTTTCGTCTCAATCCGGCAGAGGAGCTGGTGACCGCGTGGTTAGCAGGCGTTGATGTCTCGGCACACATTCGGAGCGAAACGGTAGGCAAACAGGCCTCTATGGTAGCCGCCTTACCGGCCGTACGAGAGGCGTTATTGCAGCGACAGCGCGACTTTGCTAGCCCACCTGGGCTGGTTGCCGATGGTCGAGATATGGGCACAACCATCTTTCCTAAGGCCGATTATAAGTTCTTTTTAACCGCATCGAGTGAAGTTCGTGCCAAACGGCGCTATAAACAGTTGAACGACAAAGGGCTCAATGTTACCCTATCCGGCCTTGTGCGTGATATTGAAGAGCGTGACAGGCGCGATAGCCAGCGTAGTGTCTCGCCAGTGCGGCCGGCGGAGGATGCCTTGGTGATAGATACTTCGCAGCTGACACTGAATGAGGTGGTGAGTCGTGTGGTTGAGTGCATGACTTAA
- the aroA gene encoding 3-phosphoshikimate 1-carboxyvinyltransferase: MSLNYQLQPATALLGDIRVPGDKSMSHRSIMLGSIANGVTCVRGFLQGEDSLATLNAFRRLGVTIELAGAGEVIIHGVGREGLRGAQGELNLGNSGTSMRLMAGLLAGQSFDSTLIGDASLTKRPMRRVTEPLTHMGAVIDSSCSGTPPLQIRGGVALRGIDYRLPVASAQVKSALLLAGLYAEGTTRVSEPAPTRDHTERMLRGFGYEVLTEGASMSLKGGGELSGCDIDVPADISSATFFMVGALIAAEGEVTLRHVGINPTRIGVINILRQMGATIELFNQREVGGEPVADLRLTQSRLHGIAIPEDQVPLAIDEFPALFIAAAAAEGETVLTGAAELRVKESDRIAVMAAGLTTLGVTHRVTEDGIVIQGQSAWGGGTIHSQGDHRIAMAFAMASLRAKAAITITDCANVATSFPGFVNLATECGLPLQELFA; the protein is encoded by the coding sequence ATGTCACTGAACTATCAACTACAACCGGCCACCGCGCTACTAGGCGATATTCGGGTACCTGGGGATAAATCGATGTCGCACCGCTCGATTATGCTCGGATCGATTGCTAACGGTGTGACCTGCGTGCGCGGTTTTCTACAGGGGGAGGATAGTCTGGCTACGCTCAATGCGTTTCGGCGTCTGGGGGTGACGATTGAGCTCGCTGGCGCGGGGGAGGTGATCATTCACGGCGTTGGTCGGGAGGGGTTAAGGGGCGCTCAAGGCGAGCTCAATTTGGGGAACTCCGGCACCTCAATGCGGCTCATGGCGGGGCTGTTAGCGGGGCAGTCGTTCGATTCGACCTTAATTGGCGATGCCTCGTTAACCAAGCGGCCGATGCGACGGGTGACCGAGCCTCTCACTCACATGGGGGCGGTTATCGATAGTAGCTGTAGTGGAACCCCGCCGCTGCAGATTCGTGGGGGGGTGGCGCTACGGGGGATCGACTATCGGCTGCCGGTCGCCTCAGCGCAGGTTAAATCGGCGCTGCTACTAGCAGGACTCTATGCTGAGGGGACGACGCGGGTGAGTGAGCCGGCACCGACTCGCGATCATACCGAGAGGATGTTGCGCGGTTTTGGGTATGAGGTGCTGACTGAAGGGGCGTCGATGAGCCTGAAAGGGGGTGGAGAGTTAAGCGGCTGCGATATCGATGTGCCGGCCGATATCTCCTCGGCGACCTTCTTTATGGTCGGTGCGCTCATTGCAGCAGAGGGGGAGGTGACCCTGCGCCATGTCGGCATCAATCCGACCCGTATTGGGGTGATTAACATCCTGCGGCAGATGGGGGCGACTATCGAGCTCTTTAATCAACGAGAGGTAGGGGGGGAGCCGGTAGCCGATCTGCGTCTGACACAGAGTCGGCTCCACGGCATCGCTATTCCTGAGGATCAGGTACCGCTTGCTATCGATGAGTTTCCGGCGCTCTTTATCGCGGCGGCGGCAGCGGAGGGGGAGACGGTATTAACCGGTGCGGCAGAGCTGCGGGTTAAAGAGAGTGATCGTATTGCGGTGATGGCCGCTGGCTTAACGACGCTGGGCGTTACCCATCGGGTAACCGAGGATGGGATCGTGATTCAGGGGCAGAGCGCTTGGGGTGGGGGGACGATTCACTCCCAGGGGGATCACCGTATTGCGATGGCTTTTGCGATGGCTAGCCTCAGAGCGAAAGCGGCGATAACGATTACCGATTGTGCTAATGTGGCGACCTCATTTCCCGGTTTTGTCAACTTAGCGACCGAGTGTGGGTTGCCGTTACAGGAGCTTTTCGCATGA
- a CDS encoding prephenate dehydrogenase/arogenate dehydrogenase family protein produces the protein MAVTCITLIGVGLIGGSFALALRRGGYEGTIYGYGRSETALRRAVELGVIDHYSTDLADLVPASDLIVVATPVGTMAAIFADLQPFLRPDLLITDMGSTKLSVIAAARAAWGEIPARFVPGHPIAGKEQSGVEAAEATLFYQRKTILTPLEKTEPKALQQVSRLWQMAGAEVVKMAAAKHDEVLAATSHLPHLLAFTLVDTLAKLDDHDDIFRFAAGGFRDFTRIASSDPQMWHDITLSNRAALLQVVAQFQQQLTELSLAIERGDSEAVLTLYRHAKAERDSYIDRHGQI, from the coding sequence GTGGCTGTGACCTGCATCACCCTTATCGGTGTCGGCCTGATCGGCGGCTCCTTTGCGCTAGCACTGCGCCGAGGCGGTTATGAGGGCACGATCTATGGCTATGGCCGCTCTGAAACAGCGCTGCGCCGAGCCGTAGAGCTTGGGGTCATCGATCACTACAGTACCGATCTAGCCGACTTAGTACCCGCTAGTGATCTCATAGTGGTAGCGACACCGGTCGGGACGATGGCGGCAATCTTTGCCGACTTACAGCCATTTTTGCGGCCTGATCTGCTTATTACCGATATGGGCAGCACTAAACTGTCGGTGATCGCAGCGGCTAGAGCGGCGTGGGGGGAGATCCCGGCTCGATTTGTACCGGGGCATCCGATTGCCGGCAAGGAGCAGAGCGGGGTGGAGGCGGCAGAGGCGACGCTGTTCTATCAACGAAAAACGATTTTAACCCCGTTAGAGAAGACCGAGCCAAAGGCGCTGCAACAGGTGAGCCGCCTGTGGCAGATGGCTGGAGCTGAGGTGGTCAAGATGGCTGCGGCTAAGCATGATGAGGTGCTCGCGGCGACGAGCCATCTGCCCCACCTACTCGCCTTTACGCTAGTCGATACCTTGGCTAAGCTGGATGATCACGACGATATTTTTCGCTTTGCCGCCGGCGGCTTTCGGGACTTTACCCGTATTGCATCGAGTGATCCGCAGATGTGGCACGATATTACCCTCAGTAACCGCGCTGCGCTGTTGCAGGTGGTCGCACAGTTTCAGCAGCAGTTAACAGAGCTCTCATTAGCGATTGAGCGTGGTGATAGTGAGGCGGTATTAACACTCTATCGGCACGCTAAAGCGGAGCGCGACAGCTATATCGACCGTCACGGACAGATATAG
- the aroF gene encoding 3-deoxy-7-phosphoheptulonate synthase, which produces MIIIMDSKVSDADVEGVVNKLQQFGLESNVSRGVERTVIGALGDENLADKELLQALPGVEQVIRVMKPYKIVARSYHEQDTLIDINGVPLGGREIQVIAGPCSVETQAQMDAAADAVAAAGCRLMRGGAFKPRTSPYSFQGKGVEGLEIFRNAAKRHNLPIVTELMDIRMLDTFMEHDVDVIQIGTRNMQNFDLLKEVGRVHKPVILKRGMAATINEWLMAAEYIAAGGNHNIIFCERGVRSFETYYRNMLDVTAIPVLKRETHLPVIVDPSHAGGKAWMVPELSRAAVAAGADGLLIEVHPTPCDAWCDADQAISPSEINQLMGCLRQIATAIDRIL; this is translated from the coding sequence ATGATTATTATTATGGACTCAAAAGTTAGCGATGCCGATGTCGAAGGCGTGGTTAACAAACTGCAACAGTTTGGCCTAGAGAGCAATGTCTCTCGGGGCGTTGAGCGCACCGTGATCGGGGCGCTTGGGGATGAGAATCTGGCCGATAAGGAGCTGCTGCAGGCGCTGCCGGGAGTCGAACAGGTGATTCGGGTCATGAAGCCGTATAAAATTGTCGCCCGCTCCTACCACGAGCAGGACACCCTTATCGATATTAACGGGGTGCCCTTAGGGGGGAGAGAGATTCAGGTCATTGCAGGTCCCTGTTCGGTCGAGACCCAAGCGCAGATGGATGCCGCTGCCGATGCGGTAGCCGCTGCCGGCTGTCGGCTAATGCGAGGCGGTGCCTTTAAACCGCGTACTAGCCCCTATAGCTTTCAGGGGAAGGGGGTTGAGGGGTTAGAGATATTTCGCAACGCCGCCAAACGCCACAACTTGCCGATTGTGACCGAGCTGATGGATATTCGGATGCTCGATACCTTTATGGAGCACGATGTCGATGTGATTCAAATTGGTACCCGTAATATGCAGAATTTTGATCTGCTCAAAGAGGTGGGGCGGGTGCATAAACCGGTGATCTTAAAACGCGGTATGGCGGCGACTATTAACGAGTGGCTGATGGCGGCCGAGTATATCGCTGCCGGCGGCAACCACAATATTATCTTCTGCGAGCGCGGGGTGCGCAGCTTTGAGACCTACTATCGCAATATGCTCGATGTAACCGCGATACCGGTGTTAAAGCGAGAGACCCACCTGCCGGTGATTGTCGATCCGAGCCACGCAGGTGGCAAAGCGTGGATGGTGCCGGAGCTCTCCCGCGCAGCGGTCGCCGCCGGTGCCGATGGGCTGTTAATTGAGGTGCATCCCACACCGTGTGATGCTTGGTGTGATGCCGATCAAGCCATCTCTCCGTCAGAGATTAATCAATTAATGGGCTGTTTGCGACAGATTGCCACTGCGATAGATCGTATTTTATAG